In Ruminococcaceae bacterium BL-4, one DNA window encodes the following:
- a CDS encoding conserved protein of unknown function (Evidence 4 : Unknown function but conserved in other organisms): MNQEPKQDEILRILTEKPEKKKRQKIRPGDWFYNNRFVMVFSIVISLALWLLMAYNDTQRNPVIVSNVPISVTLPETLQQKELKVYGIASDATAKVGVTGTPTIVYALNSTNMEVVPESLSEISGPGNYNLKLKVNKTSTYSNYDVKSISPSSISVTVDYAAEKTFEIKLPSVMDQINNDSYFSPGPTLSMENVTVSGPKSEIDKIDHVSFNYTPSPSPLEETKKTSANLILYDSDNKEIHFKFLSMSPSAVDISVQVMPKKTVTLVPTFKNKPAGISLSKDSYTVSPATIEVAAPKNVLSKLSDTLELAPVDFSQISTTQYAFNQGITLPTDCQNLSASSTAKVTLNNLANYTTKNLEVTNFTLTNIPTGTSAKILTEKLEVMAVGPEADLESMTDSNLIATVDLSGREGSIGTIPVQVSVAVSGSNRSWIYGNYTVNVVFSGTSFSGTAFSGTDSMD; this comes from the coding sequence ATGAATCAGGAACCAAAACAAGACGAGATACTCCGAATTTTAACAGAAAAGCCGGAGAAAAAGAAGAGACAAAAGATTCGTCCCGGGGATTGGTTTTATAATAACCGATTTGTTATGGTCTTTTCCATCGTGATTTCTTTAGCTTTATGGCTTTTGATGGCTTATAACGATACACAGAGGAATCCGGTGATTGTCAGTAATGTTCCGATCAGTGTGACACTTCCGGAAACATTGCAGCAAAAAGAGCTCAAAGTTTACGGGATTGCTTCCGATGCGACTGCAAAAGTTGGCGTTACCGGTACGCCCACCATCGTTTATGCTTTGAACAGCACAAATATGGAAGTGGTGCCGGAAAGCCTTTCAGAAATTAGCGGTCCGGGCAATTATAATCTGAAGCTCAAAGTGAATAAGACCAGCACTTACAGCAATTATGATGTCAAAAGTATTTCTCCTTCCAGTATTTCTGTAACGGTCGATTATGCGGCAGAAAAAACTTTTGAAATCAAGCTGCCCTCTGTGATGGATCAGATCAATAATGACAGCTATTTTAGTCCTGGGCCGACACTTTCCATGGAGAATGTAACGGTTTCTGGGCCAAAGAGCGAAATCGATAAAATTGACCATGTTTCGTTTAACTATACGCCGAGCCCTAGTCCTTTGGAAGAAACAAAGAAAACTTCAGCAAACTTGATCCTTTATGATTCGGATAATAAGGAGATTCATTTCAAATTCCTTTCTATGAGTCCTTCTGCTGTCGATATCAGTGTGCAGGTGATGCCGAAAAAGACAGTTACCTTGGTACCGACCTTTAAGAATAAGCCTGCTGGAATTAGTCTTTCAAAAGATTCCTATACGGTAAGTCCTGCAACAATTGAAGTGGCAGCGCCCAAGAATGTGTTGTCTAAGCTTTCTGATACGCTGGAATTGGCACCAGTTGATTTTTCTCAGATTTCCACCACACAGTATGCATTTAATCAGGGAATTACACTGCCGACAGATTGCCAAAACCTGAGTGCTTCTTCTACGGCAAAAGTTACACTTAATAATCTTGCAAATTATACGACCAAGAATTTGGAAGTCACGAACTTTACGCTCACGAATATTCCTACGGGCACTTCGGCAAAGATCTTGACGGAGAAGCTGGAAGTGATGGCAGTTGGACCAGAAGCAGATCTGGAATCAATGACAGACTCCAATCTGATCGCAACGGTAGACCTTTCCGGAAGAGAGGGCAGTATCGGAACAATTCCAGTTCAGGTTTCCGTTGCGGTAAGCGGTTCGAACCGCAGCTGGATTTATGGAAATTATACGGTAAATGTTGTCTTTTCGGGGACGTCTTTTTCAGGAACAGCTTTTTCGGGAACGGATAGTATGGATTAA
- a CDS encoding Cysteine desulfurase, which produces MIYLDNAATTFPKPTEVPKAMQLALVRYGANPGRSGHSMSLRAAEEVYHCREAAAKLFDAEGPENVAFTMNCTQSLNFAIKGLVKTGGHVVTSNLEHNAVMRPLEALQKEEIITYTQAKVVPEDHDATLENFREALRENTCLVVCTQASNVWGIRVPVERICAMVNQYQIPMVVDCAQTAGVVPISMKDGYACICMAGHKGLYGPMGTGIMVMRSGLSMKTLIEGGTGTDSMNLSQPETIPDRFESGTVNLPGIAGLHQGILFVQKRTPPKIADYEMKLSQMFYAGLSHMKNVKLYTPMPSLPDYVPVISFNIEGMESEVAGEKLNREGIAVRAGLHCAPCAHQTFGTLESGAVRVCPSAFTTEKEIQMALKAVKKISAS; this is translated from the coding sequence ATGATTTATCTTGATAATGCGGCAACTACATTCCCAAAACCAACAGAAGTTCCTAAGGCGATGCAGCTTGCTTTAGTACGTTATGGGGCAAACCCGGGCAGATCCGGGCACAGTATGAGTCTGCGTGCTGCAGAGGAGGTTTATCACTGCAGGGAAGCGGCTGCAAAACTTTTTGATGCTGAAGGACCAGAAAACGTGGCCTTTACAATGAACTGCACGCAATCCCTGAATTTTGCAATTAAAGGGCTGGTGAAAACTGGGGGGCATGTGGTTACTTCTAATTTGGAGCATAATGCTGTAATGCGTCCTCTCGAAGCGCTGCAGAAAGAGGAAATCATTACTTACACACAAGCGAAAGTTGTTCCTGAAGATCATGATGCCACACTGGAGAATTTTAGAGAGGCATTGAGGGAGAATACTTGTCTAGTCGTCTGCACACAAGCTTCCAATGTTTGGGGCATTCGGGTTCCGGTAGAACGGATCTGTGCGATGGTCAATCAGTATCAAATTCCGATGGTGGTAGACTGTGCTCAGACGGCAGGAGTGGTCCCGATTTCCATGAAAGATGGGTACGCCTGCATTTGCATGGCAGGTCATAAGGGACTCTATGGCCCTATGGGAACCGGAATCATGGTTATGCGTTCTGGACTTTCTATGAAAACGTTGATAGAAGGGGGAACCGGAACAGATTCTATGAATCTGTCACAGCCAGAGACGATCCCAGACCGTTTTGAAAGTGGAACTGTTAATCTTCCTGGAATTGCCGGGCTGCATCAAGGAATTTTATTTGTTCAAAAGAGAACGCCGCCTAAAATTGCAGATTACGAGATGAAGCTTTCACAAATGTTTTATGCCGGTCTGAGTCATATGAAAAATGTGAAGCTCTATACACCAATGCCGTCACTGCCTGATTATGTTCCGGTTATTTCTTTTAATATTGAAGGAATGGAAAGTGAGGTAGCCGGGGAAAAATTAAACAGAGAGGGAATTGCAGTGCGTGCTGGTTTGCACTGCGCACCCTGTGCACATCAGACATTTGGAACTTTAGAAAGCGGAGCTGTCAGAGTTTGCCCTTCTGCTTTTACAACAGAAAAAGAAATCCAAATGGCTTTAAAAGCAGTCAAAAAAATTTCTGCGAGCTAA
- the cdaA gene encoding diadenylate cyclase (Evidence 2a : Function from experimental evidences in other organisms; PubMedId : 19901023, 21566650, 23192352, 25605729, 25616256, 26240071, 28420751; Product type e : enzyme): protein MGQIVTFWAALGRLFQSFQLKDLLDVALVSFIIYNAIKLIRETRAAQLVKGIILVAGVWLIALAFNLYVMTSLLQYLFQFGLLAVVVLFQPELRRALEQIGRSGNLNDAGKKFFGTQRNWKSEERETRKLRGIIAIVDSCEAMSKSKTGALIVFERHTRLGEIINTGTVVNAVPSAPIICNIFFNKAPLHDGAMIIRDGMVYAAGCILPLTKDETVDINLGTRHRAAIGMSENSDAVVVVVSEETGQISIALNGSITRNYTRETLKEKLCSLLLEESVPNKKWNGFFSKRGRKES, encoded by the coding sequence ATGGGGCAGATTGTAACATTTTGGGCTGCTTTGGGAAGATTATTCCAAAGTTTTCAGCTCAAGGATTTACTGGATGTCGCTCTTGTCTCCTTTATTATTTATAATGCAATTAAATTAATTCGAGAAACCCGTGCTGCGCAGTTGGTCAAAGGAATTATTTTAGTAGCAGGGGTCTGGTTGATTGCGCTGGCATTTAACCTTTATGTAATGACTTCACTTTTGCAGTATCTGTTTCAGTTTGGACTTTTAGCGGTTGTTGTGCTGTTTCAGCCGGAACTGCGCCGCGCTTTGGAACAAATCGGCCGTAGTGGAAATTTGAACGATGCTGGAAAAAAGTTTTTTGGCACTCAGCGCAACTGGAAAAGTGAGGAACGTGAGACTCGTAAGCTGAGAGGGATCATCGCGATTGTAGATTCCTGTGAAGCAATGTCCAAGTCGAAAACCGGTGCTTTGATTGTCTTCGAACGTCACACTCGTTTGGGAGAAATTATTAATACAGGGACTGTTGTGAATGCGGTTCCTTCGGCGCCGATTATCTGTAATATCTTTTTTAACAAAGCGCCGCTTCATGACGGTGCAATGATTATTCGTGACGGAATGGTTTATGCTGCTGGATGTATTTTGCCTTTGACAAAAGATGAGACGGTGGATATCAATCTTGGAACCCGACATCGTGCCGCGATCGGCATGAGCGAAAATTCTGATGCCGTTGTTGTAGTTGTTTCAGAGGAGACCGGGCAGATCTCTATTGCGCTCAATGGTTCGATTACGCGGAATTATACAAGGGAGACACTGAAAGAGAAGCTGTGCTCTCTGCTTCTGGAAGAATCTGTCCCAAATAAAAAATGGAACGGTTTCTTTTCGAAAAGGGGGCGGAAAGAATCATGA
- a CDS encoding MBL fold metallo-hydrolase translates to MTIEEIAGGPLPTNCYLLTDDETKKTAVIDPGFWDQKLADAIRGKNVELILLTHAHFDHIIGVAQAVKETQAKVYLQKEDQQMTTDSSLNLTSEVGFPPIEAFPIERLLGEDETFSLGNLDIREIHTPGHTKGSCCFLTGNAIFSGDTLMKGTVGRTDFPSGSYQDMIHSIGKLKALSGDYKIYPGHEENTTLSWERKYNPYMDTEAGSL, encoded by the coding sequence ATGACCATAGAAGAAATTGCCGGGGGTCCGCTGCCGACGAACTGTTATTTGCTGACAGATGACGAAACCAAAAAAACGGCGGTCATTGATCCCGGCTTTTGGGATCAGAAACTTGCAGATGCAATTCGGGGGAAAAATGTGGAATTGATCTTATTGACCCATGCACATTTTGATCATATTATTGGAGTTGCTCAAGCAGTAAAAGAAACACAGGCAAAAGTTTATCTGCAAAAAGAAGATCAGCAGATGACAACTGACAGCAGTCTTAATCTGACAAGTGAAGTTGGATTTCCACCGATTGAAGCGTTTCCAATTGAACGGCTTTTGGGAGAAGATGAAACATTCTCTCTTGGCAATTTGGATATTCGAGAGATTCATACACCCGGTCATACAAAGGGAAGCTGCTGCTTTTTAACCGGAAATGCTATTTTTTCCGGAGATACTTTGATGAAAGGAACAGTTGGCCGTACAGATTTTCCAAGCGGCAGTTATCAAGATATGATCCATTCCATTGGAAAATTAAAAGCGCTTTCCGGTGATTATAAAATTTATCCTGGACATGAAGAAAATACAACTCTTTCATGGGAGAGAAAGTATAATCCCTATATGGATACGGAAGCAGGTTCTCTATGA
- a CDS encoding Coproporphyrinogen dehydrogenase HemZ codes for MNLILDGHDFHYEMEALCQLFYPLQPIHVIEKGNGLEEQSKDDPITAYTGIHAENGKIRLTASLQIGAKKETAEDFFRAKYPALFGDEKERQLAVLLFGLLKEACEFTPRWGLLTGVRPVKLFRRLTEAYGEKEASQYFREAYLVSPEKILLASKTMHREEKILAQNSPQDFSLYLSVPFCPTRCAYCSFVSSSVEKTMKLIPQYVELLCKEIEAAAKQAEKLNLHLVSVYMGGGTPTTLTAQQLDQVLSCVKRSFDFSLCREYTVEAGRPDTITSEKLAVLKKWGTDRISINPQTLNDRVLEVIGRRHTAKQTREAFLMARKAGFENINMDLIVGLPGESVESFYDTLNTLLEWAPESITVHDLALKRSSRLYQEGKIQEDAAAACVMLDYADRILPENGYTPYYLYRQSRMVGNLENVGFAKPGFESPYNVFIMDESQHILGCGAGAVTKLCVPQKSGQRIRRIFNFKYPFEYISRHEEILERKKQVSELS; via the coding sequence ATGAATCTGATTCTTGACGGGCATGACTTCCATTATGAGATGGAGGCACTTTGCCAACTGTTTTATCCCCTTCAGCCAATTCATGTAATCGAAAAGGGGAATGGCTTGGAAGAACAGTCAAAAGATGATCCGATTACTGCTTATACTGGAATTCATGCTGAAAATGGAAAAATTAGATTAACGGCCAGTCTTCAAATTGGAGCAAAAAAAGAAACAGCAGAAGACTTTTTTCGTGCGAAATATCCAGCCTTGTTTGGGGATGAAAAGGAGCGGCAGTTAGCGGTCCTTCTTTTTGGACTTTTAAAGGAAGCCTGTGAATTTACGCCGCGTTGGGGGCTCTTAACGGGCGTTCGGCCGGTCAAGTTATTTCGTCGATTAACAGAAGCCTATGGGGAAAAAGAGGCTTCACAATATTTTCGAGAGGCCTATTTGGTCAGTCCTGAAAAAATTTTGCTTGCATCAAAGACGATGCATCGAGAAGAAAAAATTCTGGCTCAGAATTCACCGCAGGATTTTAGTTTGTATCTTTCGGTGCCGTTTTGTCCAACCCGGTGTGCCTATTGTTCGTTTGTTTCTTCCAGTGTGGAAAAAACAATGAAATTAATTCCGCAGTATGTAGAGCTGCTCTGTAAAGAAATAGAGGCTGCGGCGAAGCAGGCGGAAAAGTTAAACTTACATCTTGTTTCTGTTTATATGGGTGGTGGAACTCCTACTACTCTGACGGCACAGCAACTAGACCAGGTACTTAGTTGTGTAAAGCGTTCTTTTGATTTTTCACTTTGCCGGGAATATACGGTGGAAGCGGGAAGACCTGATACGATTACATCAGAAAAACTTGCAGTGCTGAAAAAATGGGGTACAGATAGAATCAGCATTAATCCACAAACACTCAATGACCGAGTCCTCGAGGTGATCGGAAGACGCCATACGGCAAAACAAACGAGGGAAGCCTTCCTGATGGCAAGAAAAGCAGGATTTGAAAATATCAATATGGATTTGATTGTAGGACTTCCGGGAGAATCTGTTGAAAGCTTTTATGATACGCTGAATACGCTTTTAGAATGGGCACCGGAAAGCATAACAGTGCACGACCTCGCGTTAAAGCGTTCCTCTCGTCTTTATCAAGAAGGAAAAATTCAGGAAGACGCAGCAGCGGCTTGTGTTATGTTGGATTATGCGGATCGGATTCTTCCGGAAAATGGGTATACCCCATATTATCTTTATCGGCAAAGCAGGATGGTTGGCAATTTGGAAAATGTCGGATTTGCAAAGCCAGGGTTTGAAAGTCCTTATAATGTGTTTATTATGGATGAAAGCCAGCATATTTTAGGCTGTGGAGCGGGGGCGGTTACAAAACTTTGTGTACCGCAGAAATCCGGTCAACGTATCCGCAGAATTTTTAATTTTAAGTATCCTTTTGAATATATTTCTCGTCATGAAGAAATTCTTGAGAGAAAAAAGCAGGTGAGCGAACTGTCATGA
- a CDS encoding conserved protein of unknown function (Evidence 4 : Unknown function but conserved in other organisms), whose product MERPMILVSSITYALKGRDLLLSYRISSFVERIPHLSKQTGCGYALYVPKKTDEAETILKEAGIRVLGREKRASTI is encoded by the coding sequence ATGGAAAGACCTATGATTCTGGTTAGCTCAATTACGTATGCATTAAAAGGGCGGGATCTCCTGCTTTCTTATAGAATTTCTTCTTTTGTAGAACGAATTCCTCATTTATCGAAACAAACAGGCTGTGGATATGCTTTGTATGTGCCAAAGAAAACGGATGAAGCAGAAACGATTCTCAAAGAAGCTGGTATCAGGGTTCTCGGGCGTGAGAAAAGGGCGAGCACAATATGA
- the rsh gene encoding GTP pyrophosphokinase (RelA/SpoT) (Evidence 2a : Function from experimental evidences in other organisms; PubMedId : 6248722, 9383190, 11545276, 12081964, 12372825, 13129942, 15066282, 17183219, 18067544, 18996989, 26460002, 31003868; Product type e : enzyme), translating to MAYPLKTYDDLTALMSGSEHDYDMDLIRRAYDVALASHGDQKRLSGAPYISHPVAVACTLVELGMDSESVAAGLLHDVAEDTATDLTKLRKLFGPEIAGLIDGVTKLGKIPHSSREVQQAENIRKMLIAMSEDIRVIIIKLADRLHNMRTREFWSPQKQRDKALENMEVYAPIADRLGIRTVKEELEDISLRCLDPVAYEEIENSLKQRSDLHNEFIERTKKGIKERLQQIIPNVYIEGRVKSINGIYRKMFIQGRNFDEIYDVYAVRVIVDTVNDCYNVLGVIHDMFRPLPNRFKDYISTPKPNMYQSLHTTVLSEDGVPFEVQIRTWEMHHTAEYGIAAHWKYKLGVGKDGRGGKDSFEKRLAWIRQLLETQQDDADATDLIRTIKSDLAPEEVFVFTPQSKVINLPVGSTVIDFAYAIHSEVGNRMVGAKVDKRIVPIDTKVKTGQIVEILTSKEARGPSRDWLKIVKTSEARNKIRTWFKKEKREENIIEGREELERELKRGGISYTEEERKAVLMKLGAKQSCDTEDDVYAAIGYGGIQLWKIMPRLKEEYQKNHHAPESEIKPVAAKPSSGKAVEGVIVDGMDNCLIKFSRCCNPLPGDEIIGFVTRGYGVSIHKRSCSNVPRRISDAPEPERWISVHWAGEVKEQFKTTLEIVAQDRSGLLADITQQFFNMRLFIHSLNSRQTKDGNAVISASITVNGRDHLESIISRLEMVNGIISIRRS from the coding sequence ATGGCGTATCCGCTGAAAACGTATGATGATCTGACTGCATTGATGTCAGGCAGTGAACATGATTATGATATGGATTTGATTCGGCGTGCTTATGATGTTGCGCTGGCGTCTCATGGAGATCAAAAACGGCTTTCCGGTGCGCCGTATATTTCGCATCCGGTGGCAGTTGCCTGTACTCTGGTAGAACTGGGGATGGATTCTGAAAGTGTTGCAGCAGGCCTTTTGCATGATGTAGCGGAAGATACAGCTACCGATCTTACAAAACTTCGTAAATTGTTTGGACCGGAAATCGCAGGGCTGATCGACGGCGTGACAAAACTCGGAAAAATTCCGCACTCTTCGCGTGAAGTGCAGCAGGCTGAGAATATCCGCAAAATGCTGATTGCAATGAGTGAGGATATTCGAGTTATTATTATCAAATTGGCAGACCGGCTGCATAATATGCGTACACGGGAGTTTTGGAGTCCGCAGAAACAGCGCGATAAAGCTTTGGAAAACATGGAGGTTTATGCCCCCATTGCTGATCGTCTTGGTATCCGTACAGTCAAAGAGGAACTGGAAGATATTTCTCTGCGATGCCTTGATCCAGTTGCATACGAAGAAATTGAAAACAGTTTAAAACAGCGCAGCGACCTGCATAATGAATTTATCGAACGGACAAAAAAGGGAATTAAAGAACGCCTGCAGCAGATCATTCCGAATGTTTATATCGAGGGACGTGTTAAGAGCATTAACGGAATTTATCGTAAAATGTTTATTCAAGGCAGAAACTTTGATGAAATTTACGATGTATATGCTGTGCGTGTCATTGTTGATACCGTAAATGACTGTTACAATGTGCTTGGAGTCATTCATGATATGTTTCGTCCGCTGCCAAACCGTTTTAAAGATTATATTTCGACTCCAAAGCCAAATATGTACCAATCTTTGCATACGACAGTACTTTCAGAAGATGGCGTCCCGTTTGAAGTGCAGATCCGTACATGGGAAATGCACCATACGGCTGAATATGGTATTGCTGCACATTGGAAATATAAGTTGGGGGTCGGCAAAGATGGTCGTGGAGGAAAGGACTCCTTTGAGAAACGGCTGGCATGGATTCGTCAGCTTTTGGAAACGCAGCAGGATGATGCCGATGCGACCGATTTAATTCGGACGATCAAGAGTGACCTTGCGCCGGAGGAAGTCTTTGTCTTTACACCGCAGAGCAAAGTAATTAATCTGCCGGTCGGAAGTACCGTGATTGACTTTGCCTATGCGATTCACAGCGAGGTCGGTAACCGAATGGTGGGTGCCAAAGTAGATAAGCGGATCGTCCCGATTGATACGAAGGTAAAAACGGGTCAAATTGTTGAGATCCTCACCAGTAAAGAGGCCAGAGGTCCCAGCCGTGATTGGCTAAAAATTGTGAAGACAAGTGAAGCGCGCAATAAGATTCGCACATGGTTCAAAAAAGAGAAGCGCGAAGAAAATATTATTGAAGGGCGCGAAGAACTCGAACGCGAACTAAAGCGCGGCGGAATTAGTTATACAGAAGAAGAACGTAAAGCGGTTCTGATGAAATTGGGCGCAAAGCAGTCCTGTGATACAGAGGATGATGTTTATGCTGCCATCGGTTATGGTGGCATTCAGCTTTGGAAAATAATGCCGAGGCTCAAAGAAGAATATCAGAAGAACCACCATGCCCCAGAGAGTGAAATAAAGCCGGTCGCTGCGAAACCGTCTTCTGGGAAAGCAGTAGAAGGCGTCATCGTAGATGGAATGGACAATTGCCTGATTAAGTTTTCTCGCTGTTGCAATCCGCTTCCAGGAGATGAGATTATCGGGTTTGTCACCCGTGGATACGGGGTTTCCATTCATAAGCGCTCCTGCAGCAATGTACCGCGTCGGATTTCTGATGCGCCGGAGCCGGAACGCTGGATTAGCGTTCATTGGGCAGGAGAAGTCAAGGAGCAGTTTAAGACAACACTGGAGATTGTGGCGCAGGATCGTTCCGGACTTCTTGCGGATATTACGCAGCAATTTTTCAACATGCGTCTTTTTATTCATTCATTAAATTCTCGCCAGACAAAAGATGGAAATGCAGTGATTTCAGCTTCTATTACGGTAAATGGAAGAGATCATCTGGAGAGCATTATCAGTCGTCTGGAAATGGTTAACGGGATCATTTCAATTCGGCGTTCCTGA
- the recJ gene encoding Single-stranded-DNA-specific exonuclease RecJ, translating to MKRWKVAPCDHTAAVKCARQLGIPAMTAALLQNRGFDDPPKMHEMLEGQSISDPLLMLDMGKAVSTIQQAIDTEERIAVYGDYDADGVTATAMLVSYLASCGADVNYYIPEREGEGYGMNLHAIEKLKEFGIQLIVTVDNGIASIAEAKRAAELGMKLVITDHHQPQGEIPQAEAVVDPHREEDQSPCKMLCGAGIAFKLILAMEGEYADTESLLEEYAELAMLGTIGDVVPLIGENRILVKEGLRLLPRTNRPGLRALMEYAGIKEQTLSATTVAFSLVPRLNATGRMGSPKRAVELLIGENPMETDSLAAQICADNDRRRETEEQIMEEVMELLHREPQRLLDRVIVVEGQNWHHGVIGIVSSRLTERFEKPSIVISVTGEEARGSGRSVEGFSLFDAVYSCRDLLIRFGGHPMAAGLSLAPENLELFRARINHYAYALNCPMPVPELMLDGILKPSKISLEIPKAASLLEPFGAGNPAPLFGIFGVTLTSIHPVGNGKHLRLQVEKDGAFLQCMKFGMTAEQLPYQIGTKLDLAVTLECRPFRGRDTLSIYIREMKLSACSPELMITGRQNYEKMLRKEALSPKEATAVLPSRSDAAQLYRILRAKNGYQGAEEGISCLIELPMEKILTILYIFSEKKLIHMEAFGGQYQITMIPNPQKVDLMDCQAVHYIEQFLPEREVSVYGVSAENV from the coding sequence ATGAAGCGTTGGAAGGTTGCACCATGCGATCATACTGCTGCTGTTAAGTGTGCGCGGCAGCTCGGAATTCCGGCAATGACTGCCGCTTTGCTGCAGAACCGTGGATTTGATGATCCCCCAAAAATGCATGAAATGCTGGAAGGCCAATCGATTTCAGATCCGCTTTTGATGCTGGATATGGGAAAAGCAGTTTCTACAATTCAGCAAGCAATCGATACGGAGGAACGGATCGCGGTTTATGGAGATTATGATGCAGATGGTGTAACTGCAACGGCAATGCTTGTTTCCTATCTTGCGAGCTGCGGGGCTGATGTGAATTACTATATTCCGGAGCGGGAAGGCGAAGGTTATGGAATGAATCTTCATGCCATTGAGAAGCTGAAAGAGTTTGGAATTCAGTTGATCGTTACGGTCGATAATGGAATCGCATCCATTGCAGAAGCAAAGAGAGCAGCAGAGCTTGGGATGAAACTGGTCATTACGGACCACCATCAGCCGCAGGGAGAGATCCCACAGGCCGAAGCGGTGGTGGATCCTCATCGAGAAGAAGATCAGAGTCCCTGTAAGATGCTTTGCGGAGCTGGAATTGCTTTTAAATTGATTTTGGCTATGGAAGGCGAATATGCGGATACAGAGAGTCTTTTGGAAGAATATGCGGAACTCGCCATGCTTGGAACGATCGGGGATGTGGTCCCACTGATTGGAGAAAATCGTATTTTGGTAAAAGAGGGGTTGCGCCTTTTACCGAGAACGAATCGGCCGGGACTGCGTGCTTTAATGGAATATGCAGGAATAAAAGAGCAGACATTGAGCGCTACTACCGTTGCTTTTTCGCTGGTACCGCGTCTGAATGCTACTGGCAGAATGGGATCCCCAAAGAGGGCGGTAGAACTTTTGATTGGGGAGAATCCTATGGAAACGGATTCGCTTGCTGCCCAAATCTGTGCAGATAATGACCGGCGTCGGGAAACAGAGGAACAGATTATGGAAGAGGTAATGGAGCTCTTGCATAGAGAGCCTCAACGCCTTTTAGATCGTGTGATTGTGGTGGAAGGACAAAACTGGCATCATGGTGTGATTGGAATTGTTTCATCGCGTCTGACTGAACGGTTTGAAAAGCCCAGTATTGTAATTTCTGTTACCGGAGAGGAAGCGAGAGGTTCTGGAAGAAGTGTAGAGGGCTTTTCCCTTTTTGATGCGGTTTATAGCTGTCGGGATCTTTTGATCCGTTTTGGCGGACATCCTATGGCCGCAGGGCTTTCACTAGCTCCCGAAAATTTGGAATTATTCCGGGCCCGTATCAATCATTATGCTTATGCTTTAAACTGCCCGATGCCGGTTCCAGAACTTATGTTGGATGGTATTTTGAAGCCGTCAAAAATTAGTCTGGAGATTCCAAAAGCTGCTTCTCTTCTCGAGCCATTTGGAGCTGGGAATCCAGCGCCCCTTTTTGGAATCTTTGGGGTCACTTTAACAAGCATTCATCCGGTCGGAAACGGAAAGCATTTGCGTCTGCAGGTGGAAAAAGACGGAGCCTTTTTGCAGTGCATGAAGTTTGGTATGACCGCAGAACAGCTTCCTTATCAGATCGGGACGAAACTCGATTTGGCAGTCACTTTGGAATGTCGTCCGTTTCGTGGGCGGGATACCCTGTCTATTTATATCAGAGAGATGAAACTAAGTGCCTGCTCTCCGGAATTGATGATTACAGGCAGGCAGAATTATGAAAAAATGCTTCGGAAAGAAGCGCTTTCACCGAAAGAAGCCACTGCAGTTTTGCCAAGTCGCAGCGACGCAGCGCAGCTTTATCGGATTTTGCGGGCCAAAAACGGATATCAGGGTGCAGAAGAGGGAATTTCTTGTTTAATTGAACTGCCAATGGAGAAGATATTGACAATTCTGTATATTTTTTCTGAGAAAAAATTGATTCATATGGAAGCCTTTGGCGGACAGTATCAAATTACAATGATTCCAAATCCGCAGAAAGTTGATTTGATGGATTGCCAAGCAGTCCATTATATCGAACAGTTTCTGCCAGAGAGAGAGGTGAGTGTGTATGGCGTATCCGCTGAAAACGTATGA